From Streptomyces sp. GSL17-111, one genomic window encodes:
- the pdhA gene encoding pyruvate dehydrogenase (acetyl-transferring) E1 component subunit alpha, with protein sequence MTVTAQTGAYRPAPPPQWRPLTDAAPLLPDEHPHRVLGTGAELDPALMSELYTQLVKGRRYNQQATALTKQGRLAVYPSSTGQEACEVAAALVLEERDWLFPSYRDTLAAVARGLDPAQALTLLRGDWHSGYNPLECRIAPLSTPLATQLPHAVGLAHAARLRGDDVVALALVGDGGTSEGDFHEALNFAAVWQAPVVFLVQNNGFAISVPLAKQTAAPTLAHKAVGYGMPGRLVDGNDAVAVHEVLADAVDRARRGGGPTLVEAVTYRMEAHTNADDATRYRGDAEVEAWRAHDPVALLESELTQRGLLDEDGIAAAREAAERMAADLRDGMNAEAELDPMSLFDHVYAEQTTQLREQAEQLRAELAAADEHDAHDEQAQQAQHGQEDGR encoded by the coding sequence ATGACGGTCACCGCGCAGACCGGCGCATACCGCCCTGCCCCGCCCCCACAGTGGCGGCCGCTCACCGACGCGGCGCCCCTCCTGCCGGACGAGCACCCCCACCGCGTCCTCGGAACCGGCGCCGAGCTCGACCCGGCGCTCATGTCCGAGCTGTACACCCAGCTGGTGAAGGGCCGCCGCTACAACCAGCAGGCCACGGCCCTGACCAAGCAGGGCCGGCTCGCCGTCTACCCGTCCTCCACCGGACAGGAGGCGTGCGAGGTCGCCGCCGCCCTCGTCCTGGAGGAGCGGGACTGGCTCTTCCCCAGCTACCGGGACACCCTCGCCGCCGTCGCCCGGGGCCTGGACCCGGCGCAGGCGCTCACCCTCCTGCGCGGCGACTGGCACTCCGGGTACAACCCGCTCGAGTGCCGCATCGCGCCGCTCAGCACCCCGCTCGCCACCCAGCTCCCGCACGCCGTCGGCCTCGCGCACGCGGCGCGGCTGCGCGGGGACGACGTCGTGGCCCTCGCCCTCGTCGGCGACGGCGGCACGAGCGAGGGCGACTTCCACGAGGCGCTGAACTTCGCCGCCGTCTGGCAGGCCCCGGTCGTCTTCCTGGTGCAGAACAACGGCTTCGCCATCTCCGTGCCCCTGGCCAAGCAGACCGCCGCCCCGACGCTCGCCCACAAGGCGGTCGGGTACGGCATGCCCGGCCGGCTGGTGGACGGCAACGACGCGGTGGCCGTGCACGAGGTGCTGGCCGACGCGGTGGACCGCGCCCGGCGCGGCGGCGGGCCCACGCTCGTCGAGGCGGTGACGTACCGGATGGAGGCGCACACCAACGCCGACGACGCCACCCGCTACCGGGGCGACGCCGAGGTCGAGGCGTGGCGCGCCCACGACCCGGTGGCTCTGCTGGAGTCCGAGCTGACGCAGCGCGGGCTGCTGGACGAGGACGGCATCGCCGCCGCCCGGGAGGCCGCCGAACGCATGGCCGCCGACCTGCGGGACGGGATGAACGCGGAGGCCGAGCTCGACCCGATGTCCCTGTTCGACCACGTGTACGCCGAGCAGACCACCCAGCTGCGGGAGCAGGCCGAGCAGCTGCGGGCCGAGCTGGCGGCGGCCGACGAACACGACGCACACGACGAACAGGCCCAGCAGGCCCAGCACGGACAGGAGGACGGCCGATGA
- a CDS encoding alpha-ketoacid dehydrogenase subunit beta: MSTAATRRPADATRAAARKPTPLAQALNRAMRDAMAEDPAVHVLGEDVGTLGGVFRVTDGLAKEFGDDRCTDTPLAEAGILGAAVGMAMYGLRPVVEMQFDAFAYPAFEQLVSHVARMRNRTRGALPMPITVRVPYGGGIGGVEHHSDSSEAYYIATPGLHVVTPATVADAYGMLREAIASDDPVVFLEPKRLYWSKDDWDPQAPAAVEPIGRAAVRRTGTSATLLTYGPSVPVCMEAAEAATAEGWDLEVVDLRSLVPFDDETVTASVRRTGRAVVVHESGGFGGPGGEIAARVTERCFHHLEAPVLRVAGFDIPYPPPMLERHHLPGVDRILDAVDRLQWESRWTEGNGR; encoded by the coding sequence ATGAGCACGGCGGCCACCCGCCGACCGGCGGACGCCACGCGGGCCGCCGCCCGCAAGCCCACGCCGCTCGCGCAGGCGCTGAACCGCGCGATGCGGGACGCGATGGCCGAGGACCCGGCCGTGCACGTGCTCGGCGAGGACGTCGGCACCCTCGGCGGCGTCTTCCGTGTCACCGACGGGCTGGCGAAGGAGTTCGGCGACGACCGCTGCACGGACACGCCGCTGGCCGAGGCCGGCATCCTCGGCGCCGCCGTCGGCATGGCCATGTACGGGCTGCGCCCGGTCGTGGAGATGCAGTTCGACGCGTTCGCCTACCCGGCGTTCGAGCAGCTCGTCTCGCACGTCGCCCGGATGCGCAACCGCACGCGCGGCGCCCTGCCCATGCCGATCACCGTCCGGGTGCCCTACGGCGGCGGCATCGGCGGGGTGGAGCACCACAGTGACTCCTCCGAGGCGTACTACATCGCCACGCCCGGCCTGCACGTCGTCACCCCGGCGACGGTGGCCGACGCCTACGGCATGCTGCGCGAGGCCATCGCCTCCGACGACCCCGTCGTCTTCCTGGAGCCCAAGCGGCTCTACTGGTCCAAGGACGACTGGGACCCGCAGGCGCCCGCCGCCGTGGAACCGATCGGGCGGGCCGCCGTCCGGCGCACCGGCACCTCGGCGACGCTCCTCACCTACGGCCCCTCCGTGCCCGTGTGCATGGAGGCCGCCGAGGCGGCGACGGCCGAGGGCTGGGACCTGGAGGTCGTCGACCTGCGCTCCCTCGTGCCGTTCGACGACGAGACGGTCACCGCGTCCGTGCGGCGCACCGGGCGGGCCGTGGTCGTGCACGAGTCGGGCGGCTTCGGCGGGCCCGGCGGGGAGATCGCGGCGCGCGTCACCGAGCGCTGCTTCCACCACCTGGAGGCGCCCGTCCTGCGCGTCGCCGGATTCGACATCCCGTACCCGCCGCCGATGCTGGAGCGCCACCACCTTCCCGGCGTCGACCGGATCCTGGACGCTGTGGACAGGCTCCAGTGGGAGTCGCGGTGGACGGAAGGGAACGGACGCTGA
- a CDS encoding dihydrolipoamide acetyltransferase family protein encodes MPEVREFTLPDLGEGLTEAEITRWLVEVGDVVAIDQPVVEVETAKAMVEVPCPYGGVVTARYGAEGDEIPVGTPLVTVASAPEEGDGKPAVNGVEVVDGTPAPSAQPAASAASGAKEGSGNVLVGYGTSEAPRRRRRARPAAPAPAPAPTRPRSAPRAPATRAGDPADARTGAPLAVISPLVRRIAREHGIDLHTVPGSGPQGLILRADVERAAARPEPAAAPAASAPAAEPEGERVPLKGVRGAVADKLARSRREIPDATCWVDADATELLAARRAMNAAGPKISLLALLGRICVAALERHPELNSTVDTERREVVRLPAVHLGFAAQTERGLVVPVVKDAHRRNAQGLTDELQRLTDAAREGRLSPAELTGGTFTLNNYGVFGVDGSTPIINHPEAAMLGVGRIVPKPWVHEGELAVRHVVQLSLTFDHRVCDGGTAGGFLRYVADCVEHPAVLLRTL; translated from the coding sequence ATGCCCGAGGTGCGCGAGTTCACTCTGCCCGATCTGGGCGAGGGGCTGACCGAGGCCGAGATCACCCGGTGGCTGGTCGAGGTCGGGGACGTCGTGGCCATCGACCAGCCGGTGGTCGAGGTCGAGACGGCGAAGGCCATGGTGGAGGTGCCCTGCCCGTACGGCGGCGTGGTCACCGCCCGGTACGGCGCGGAGGGCGACGAGATCCCCGTCGGCACCCCGCTGGTGACCGTCGCCTCGGCACCGGAGGAAGGGGACGGGAAGCCCGCCGTGAACGGTGTGGAGGTCGTCGACGGCACCCCCGCGCCGTCCGCGCAGCCCGCAGCGTCCGCCGCGTCCGGAGCGAAGGAGGGCTCGGGGAACGTCCTCGTCGGCTACGGGACGAGCGAGGCGCCGCGCCGGCGCCGCCGGGCGCGCCCGGCCGCCCCCGCTCCGGCCCCCGCGCCGACGCGCCCCCGCTCCGCGCCCCGCGCCCCCGCCACGCGGGCGGGCGACCCGGCGGACGCCCGGACGGGCGCGCCCCTCGCCGTCATCTCACCGCTCGTGCGCCGCATCGCCCGCGAACACGGCATCGACCTGCACACCGTGCCGGGCTCCGGCCCGCAGGGGCTGATCCTGCGCGCCGACGTCGAGCGCGCCGCCGCCCGTCCCGAGCCGGCCGCCGCCCCGGCCGCTTCCGCCCCCGCGGCGGAGCCGGAGGGCGAGCGGGTGCCCCTCAAGGGCGTGCGGGGCGCCGTGGCGGACAAGCTCGCCCGCAGCCGTCGCGAGATCCCCGACGCCACCTGCTGGGTCGACGCCGACGCCACGGAGCTGCTCGCGGCCCGCCGGGCCATGAACGCCGCCGGGCCGAAGATCTCCCTCCTGGCGCTCCTCGGCCGGATCTGCGTGGCCGCGCTGGAGCGCCACCCCGAGCTGAACTCCACCGTGGACACCGAGCGGCGCGAGGTCGTCCGGCTCCCCGCCGTGCACCTCGGCTTCGCCGCGCAGACGGAGCGCGGGCTGGTCGTGCCCGTCGTCAAGGACGCCCACCGGCGCAACGCGCAGGGGCTGACCGACGAGCTCCAGCGGCTGACGGACGCCGCCCGCGAGGGCCGGCTCTCCCCGGCCGAGCTGACGGGCGGCACGTTCACCCTCAACAACTACGGCGTGTTCGGGGTGGACGGCTCGACGCCGATCATCAACCACCCCGAGGCGGCGATGCTCGGCGTCGGCCGGATCGTGCCGAAGCCGTGGGTGCACGAGGGCGAGCTGGCCGTGCGGCACGTCGTCCAGCTCTCGCTGACCTTCGACCACCGCGTCTGCGACGGCGGCACGGCCGGGGGCTTCCTCCGGTACGTCGCCGACTGCGTCGAACACCCCGCCGTCCTCCTGCGCACCCTCTGA
- a CDS encoding phosphodiester glycosidase family protein, protein MTGNRRTGRAAVTLGLTVITVVTVVTLLVLTGVPGTATDDGRDRAPGHLPLGPADLAEHRTVTPLAPGVEHLAIRRGDASPDEHWTLTVGLGTSEAEVAELRRRVREAGHTPVLSEVVGADPGRRDGTGPGTLVRVGAYAGEGEADEVREELAEAGVRTKQQHTSGDGRVATGPWSVHVLVIDPEEFDGRLTAELAAGTVAGRETVTSLVSRTGALAGVNGGFFVLGERDRPGQGIAGTEGDLAGVSVIRGELLSEAVNGRPALVLPDGSGAEATIRRLRTRLSVRVAGASREVTGLNRVPGLIVNCGGVGEQTPLMRPAHDWTCGNAHELIAITPEFGAQAPGGEGYQVVLDGDGRVTGARENGGGPVPADGLVLRATGDSATWLRRHVAVGSTVSVTEDVVDVGTGKVLPRSAGTSVVNGGPLLLRDGAVALDPERDGWSPRDIAATDRAEWFTEWYLRRKARSAAGVTADGRLLLMTADGDQPDHGVGLTIGETAEVMRSLGAVDAVNLDGGGSAAMAVDGTLVSSPSDAAGERPVADALLVLP, encoded by the coding sequence GTGACCGGGAACCGGCGCACCGGTCGCGCCGCCGTCACCCTGGGCCTGACCGTGATCACGGTGGTCACGGTGGTCACGCTGCTCGTCCTCACCGGCGTGCCCGGCACCGCCACGGACGACGGACGGGACCGGGCCCCCGGACACCTCCCCCTGGGCCCGGCGGACCTGGCGGAGCACCGCACCGTCACGCCCCTCGCGCCGGGCGTCGAACACCTCGCCATCCGCCGGGGCGACGCGTCACCCGACGAGCACTGGACGCTCACCGTGGGCCTGGGCACCTCGGAGGCGGAGGTCGCCGAGCTGCGACGACGCGTACGGGAGGCCGGCCACACCCCGGTGCTGAGCGAGGTGGTCGGTGCCGATCCCGGCCGCCGCGACGGCACGGGGCCGGGGACGCTCGTGCGCGTCGGGGCGTACGCCGGTGAGGGGGAGGCGGACGAGGTCCGCGAGGAGTTGGCGGAAGCGGGGGTGCGCACCAAGCAGCAGCACACCAGCGGGGACGGACGAGTCGCCACGGGGCCGTGGTCGGTCCACGTGCTCGTCATCGACCCGGAGGAGTTCGACGGGCGTCTCACGGCGGAGCTCGCGGCGGGGACCGTGGCGGGCCGGGAGACCGTGACCTCTCTCGTCAGCCGTACCGGAGCCCTCGCCGGTGTCAACGGCGGCTTCTTCGTGCTCGGCGAACGTGATCGCCCCGGACAGGGGATCGCCGGCACGGAGGGCGACCTCGCGGGTGTCTCCGTGATCAGGGGCGAGTTGCTGTCCGAGGCCGTGAACGGGCGGCCCGCCCTCGTCCTGCCCGACGGCTCGGGCGCCGAGGCGACGATCCGGCGCCTGCGGACCCGGCTGTCGGTCCGGGTCGCCGGTGCCTCGCGCGAGGTCACGGGCCTCAACCGCGTACCCGGTCTGATCGTCAACTGCGGTGGGGTGGGCGAGCAGACACCCCTGATGCGTCCCGCCCATGACTGGACGTGCGGCAACGCGCACGAACTGATCGCGATCACGCCGGAGTTCGGGGCGCAGGCACCGGGGGGCGAGGGCTACCAGGTCGTCCTGGACGGCGACGGCCGGGTGACCGGGGCGCGGGAGAACGGTGGCGGACCGGTACCGGCGGACGGCCTGGTGCTGCGGGCGACCGGTGATTCCGCGACCTGGCTCCGGCGCCACGTCGCCGTCGGGTCGACCGTCAGCGTCACCGAGGACGTCGTGGACGTCGGGACCGGGAAGGTGCTGCCCAGGTCGGCCGGGACCTCGGTGGTCAACGGCGGGCCGCTGCTCCTTCGGGACGGAGCCGTGGCGCTCGATCCGGAGCGCGACGGCTGGAGCCCCCGGGACATCGCGGCCACCGACCGGGCGGAGTGGTTCACCGAGTGGTACCTGCGGCGGAAGGCCCGCAGCGCCGCCGGGGTGACGGCGGACGGACGTCTGCTGCTGATGACCGCCGACGGCGATCAGCCGGACCACGGTGTCGGGCTCACGATCGGCGAGACGGCCGAGGTGATGCGCTCGCTCGGCGCGGTGGACGCCGTCAACCTCGACGGGGGCGGTTCGGCCGCCATGGCCGTGGACGGCACCCTCGTGTCGAGCCCCAGCGACGCGGCGGGGGAACGCCCCGTGGCGGACGCGCTGCTGGTGCTGCCCTGA
- a CDS encoding NTP transferase domain-containing protein, whose amino-acid sequence MAAAYDVVVLAGGGARRLGGADKPAVTVGGRTLLDRTLAACPDAARTVVVGPRRPTVRPVTWTREARPGGGPLAALDAGLRHVTARTVLVLSADLPFLAPDTVRGLRAALAGDPAAECALATADGRDQPLLAVHRAEPLRRELALLATEHGRLDHLPLKLLTAELAVRRVPTDTGADCDTWEDIAAARARIREHGRVLDEWTTAVKAELGLELDVDITAVLDLARDAAHGVARPAAPLTTFLVGYAAARQGGSPEDIAVAVRKAAALADRWNEEAPGGPGTSPGSPPPAG is encoded by the coding sequence GTGGCAGCTGCATACGACGTGGTCGTGTTGGCCGGTGGGGGCGCGCGGCGCCTGGGGGGCGCGGACAAGCCCGCCGTCACCGTCGGCGGACGCACCCTGCTGGACCGCACCCTGGCCGCCTGCCCGGACGCCGCCCGCACCGTCGTCGTCGGCCCCCGCAGGCCCACCGTCCGGCCGGTGACGTGGACGCGCGAGGCCCGCCCCGGCGGCGGCCCGCTCGCGGCGCTCGACGCCGGACTGCGGCACGTCACCGCCCGGACCGTGCTGGTGCTCTCCGCCGACCTGCCCTTCCTCGCCCCGGACACCGTCCGGGGGCTGCGCGCCGCGCTGGCCGGGGACCCGGCCGCGGAATGCGCGCTGGCCACCGCGGACGGCCGCGACCAGCCGCTCCTGGCCGTCCACCGGGCCGAGCCGCTGCGCCGCGAACTGGCGCTGCTCGCCACCGAGCACGGCCGCCTGGACCACCTGCCCCTGAAGCTCCTCACCGCCGAGCTCGCGGTGCGCCGGGTGCCGACGGACACCGGCGCCGACTGCGACACCTGGGAGGACATCGCCGCCGCCCGCGCCCGCATCAGGGAGCATGGGCGTGTGCTGGATGAATGGACCACCGCAGTCAAGGCGGAGCTCGGCCTCGAACTCGACGTCGACATCACCGCCGTCCTCGACCTCGCCCGGGACGCCGCCCACGGCGTCGCCCGCCCGGCGGCACCCCTGACGACGTTCCTCGTGGGCTACGCCGCCGCCCGCCAGGGCGGCTCGCCGGAGGACATCGCCGTCGCCGTCCGCAAGGCGGCGGCCCTGGCCGACCGCTGGAACGAGGAGGCGCCGGGCGGCCCGGGCACCTCCCCCGGCTCCCCACCCCCCGCCGGCTGA
- a CDS encoding molybdopterin molybdotransferase MoeA — translation MTPPSHPRTPAMDDDFDDALALANGTAGLDAALSPRPGGASGGGPPGAAPEGGRPSGGPSRPAAVSWAEARTAARYAARPGEPVELPLPEALGHVLAEPLPALTDLPAFDTSAMDGWAVAGPGPWALEDTGPGVLAGDTPERLPDGHAVAIATGARVPEGATAVLRSEHGFAGGGRLTAPATPPHGGDIRPRGQECRTGDLLLPAGAFVTPAVLGLAAAAGYDRLTLTRRPRAAVLVLGDELLTEGVPADGRIRDALGPLVAPWLAELGADVVATRHLGDSASALRDALTGGDAEVLVTTGSTAAGPVDHLRPALRELGAMFVVDGVAVRPGHPMLLAALPDGRHVVGLPGNPLAAVSALLTLADPLLRTLADRDPEAGPGPARLAERVQGHPEDTRLVPVSHRRGTATPLRFHGPAMLRGIASATALAVIPPGGAGAGAPVHLLGLPRN, via the coding sequence ATGACCCCTCCTTCCCACCCCCGGACGCCCGCGATGGATGACGACTTCGACGACGCCCTCGCCCTGGCCAACGGCACGGCCGGGCTCGACGCCGCGCTGAGCCCCCGCCCCGGCGGCGCGTCCGGCGGCGGCCCGCCGGGCGCCGCGCCCGAGGGCGGCCGACCCTCCGGCGGCCCCTCCCGGCCCGCCGCCGTCAGCTGGGCGGAGGCCCGGACGGCGGCCCGGTACGCCGCCCGCCCCGGCGAGCCGGTCGAGCTGCCGCTGCCCGAGGCGCTGGGCCACGTGCTGGCCGAGCCCCTGCCCGCCCTCACCGACCTGCCCGCCTTCGACACCTCCGCCATGGACGGCTGGGCCGTCGCCGGCCCCGGACCGTGGGCGCTGGAGGACACCGGGCCCGGCGTCCTCGCCGGTGACACCCCCGAGCGGCTGCCCGACGGGCACGCGGTGGCCATCGCGACGGGCGCCCGCGTCCCCGAGGGCGCCACCGCCGTCCTGCGCAGCGAGCACGGCTTCGCGGGCGGCGGTCGGCTCACCGCGCCCGCCACCCCGCCGCACGGCGGCGACATCCGGCCGCGCGGCCAGGAGTGCCGCACGGGCGACCTGCTGCTGCCCGCCGGGGCCTTCGTCACCCCGGCCGTGCTGGGGCTCGCCGCCGCCGCCGGGTACGACCGGCTGACGCTGACCCGCCGCCCGCGCGCCGCGGTCCTCGTCCTCGGGGACGAGCTGCTGACCGAGGGCGTCCCCGCCGACGGCCGGATCCGCGACGCGCTCGGCCCCCTCGTCGCCCCCTGGCTGGCGGAGCTGGGCGCGGACGTCGTCGCCACCCGGCACCTGGGCGACAGCGCCTCGGCGCTGCGTGACGCACTCACCGGCGGCGACGCCGAGGTGCTCGTCACGACCGGATCGACGGCCGCCGGGCCCGTGGACCACCTGCGCCCCGCGCTGCGGGAGCTCGGCGCGATGTTCGTCGTCGACGGCGTCGCCGTGCGGCCCGGTCATCCGATGCTGCTCGCGGCGCTCCCCGACGGGCGGCACGTCGTCGGGCTGCCCGGCAACCCGCTGGCCGCCGTCTCGGCGCTGCTGACGCTCGCCGACCCGCTGCTGCGCACCCTCGCCGACCGCGACCCGGAGGCGGGGCCCGGCCCGGCGCGGCTGGCCGAACGGGTGCAGGGCCACCCCGAGGACACCCGGCTCGTGCCCGTCTCCCACCGGCGCGGGACCGCGACGCCGCTGCGTTTCCACGGCCCGGCTATGCTCCGGGGGATCGCCTCGGCCACGGCCCTGGCGGTCATCCCGCCCGGCGGCGCCGGAGCGGGCGCCCCCGTCCATCTGCTCGGCCTGCCCCGGAACTGA
- a CDS encoding potassium channel family protein, translated as MKLENPLTARRKRIAYADEYTFRVQLPRQLTGPLLQVAKRLLMAHVVLLIAVAVVYLDREGYADNAGGGITLLDSVYYVTVSLSTTGYGDIYPTSDTARMLTTFVITPLRVAFLIILVGTSLEVLTERTRQQWRLSHWRSTVRDHTVIVGFGTKGRSAAETLLAAGATKEQIVVVDPSAKVIDAANADGFAGVVGDATRSSVLERARIDRARQVVIATQRDDTAVLVTLTARQINRQLNIVASVREEENVPLLKQSGADSVVTSSGAAGRLLGLSLISPSAGQVMEDLIQTGIGMTLAERPVTKAEVGRSPRQCPDLVLAVIRGHRLLHFDEPAAAALQQQDRVVVIRRSQEEQPVRKLRKGDEDDTGELRNPPKMQPAAKRDWQSPRDDLGQ; from the coding sequence ATGAAGCTCGAGAACCCGCTCACGGCGCGCCGGAAGCGGATCGCCTACGCGGACGAGTACACCTTCCGGGTGCAACTCCCCCGGCAGCTCACCGGTCCGCTGCTCCAGGTGGCCAAGCGGCTGCTCATGGCCCACGTCGTGCTGCTGATAGCGGTCGCCGTCGTCTACCTCGACCGCGAGGGCTACGCGGACAACGCGGGCGGCGGCATCACCCTGCTCGACTCGGTGTACTACGTCACCGTGTCGCTCTCCACGACCGGCTACGGCGACATCTATCCCACCTCCGACACCGCGCGGATGCTGACGACCTTCGTCATCACCCCGCTGCGCGTCGCTTTCCTGATCATCCTCGTCGGCACCTCGCTGGAGGTGCTGACCGAGCGCACCCGCCAGCAGTGGCGGCTGTCCCACTGGAGGTCCACCGTGCGCGACCACACGGTCATCGTCGGCTTCGGGACGAAGGGCCGCTCGGCGGCCGAGACGCTGCTCGCGGCCGGTGCGACGAAGGAGCAGATCGTCGTCGTGGACCCGAGCGCGAAGGTCATCGACGCGGCCAACGCCGACGGGTTCGCCGGAGTCGTCGGCGACGCCACCCGTTCCAGCGTCCTGGAGCGGGCGCGCATCGACCGGGCCCGGCAGGTCGTCATCGCCACCCAGCGCGACGACACGGCCGTCCTCGTGACGCTGACCGCGCGGCAGATCAACCGGCAGCTCAACATCGTCGCCTCCGTGCGGGAGGAGGAGAACGTGCCGCTGCTCAAGCAGTCCGGCGCGGACTCCGTGGTCACCAGCTCCGGCGCGGCCGGACGGCTGCTGGGCCTGTCCCTCATCAGCCCGAGCGCGGGCCAGGTCATGGAGGACCTCATCCAGACCGGCATCGGGATGACGCTGGCCGAACGCCCCGTCACCAAGGCCGAGGTCGGACGCTCGCCGCGCCAGTGCCCCGACCTCGTCCTCGCCGTCATAAGGGGCCACCGGCTGCTGCACTTCGACGAGCCGGCCGCCGCCGCGCTCCAGCAGCAGGACCGCGTCGTCGTCATCCGCCGTTCGCAGGAGGAGCAGCCGGTGAGGAAGCTGCGCAAGGGCGACGAGGACGACACCGGCGAGCTGCGCAACCCGCCGAAGATGCAGCCCGCCGCCAAGCGGGACTGGCAGTCCCCCCGCGACGACCTCGGGCAGTGA
- a CDS encoding DJ-1/PfpI family protein, with product MSEETTRRIGILLFPEVEELDAFGPWEVLSHWTRIYPEDGWEVFTFSEEGGAVTCAKGLTVQAHHALADAPPLDVLLYPGGDGTRTMLKDEEHLAWLREQRATVPLLTSVCTGALVYAAAGLLAGRRATTYWQALPTLAELDPTVEVRPDERFVDDGDLVTASGVSAGIDMALHLVARLASPERAREVRRGIQYDPEPPV from the coding sequence ATGAGCGAAGAGACGACACGCCGCATCGGCATCCTGCTGTTCCCCGAGGTGGAGGAACTCGACGCCTTCGGACCGTGGGAGGTGCTGTCCCACTGGACGCGGATCTATCCGGAGGACGGCTGGGAGGTGTTCACCTTCTCGGAGGAGGGCGGCGCGGTGACCTGTGCCAAGGGCCTGACGGTCCAGGCGCACCACGCCCTGGCCGACGCGCCCCCGCTCGACGTGCTGCTGTACCCCGGCGGCGACGGCACGCGGACGATGCTCAAGGACGAGGAGCACCTGGCCTGGCTCCGGGAGCAGCGCGCGACCGTGCCGCTGCTGACGAGCGTGTGCACGGGCGCCCTCGTCTACGCGGCGGCGGGGCTGCTGGCGGGGCGGCGGGCAACGACGTACTGGCAGGCGCTGCCGACGCTGGCGGAGCTGGACCCGACGGTCGAGGTGCGGCCCGACGAGCGCTTCGTCGACGACGGCGACCTCGTCACCGCCTCAGGGGTGTCGGCCGGGATCGACATGGCCCTGCACCTCGTGGCGCGGCTCGCCTCCCCCGAGCGGGCGCGCGAGGTGCGCAGGGGCATCCAGTACGACCCCGAGCCGCCGGTGTGA